A genomic region of Ehrlichia japonica contains the following coding sequences:
- the rpoC gene encoding DNA-directed RNA polymerase subunit beta', which translates to MKMLDLYGYTSIAQSFDKICISIASPESIRAMSYGEIKDISTTNYRTFKVEKGGLFCPKIFGPVNDDECLCGKYRKKRYRGVICEKCGVEVTSSKVRRERMGHIELVSPVAHVWFLKSLPSRIGALLDMPLKLIENILYSGDFVVIDPIATPLSKGEVISESAYNQAKDNYGEDSFLALTGAEAIRELLVRLDLHAINASLRVELESTTSEMKRKKIVKRLRIVENFINSGNKPEWMILTVIPILPPDLRPLVSLENGRPAVSDLNHHYRTIINRNNRLGKLLKLNPPAIMIRNEKRMLQEAVDALFDSTRRSYISNKAGSVGYKKSLSDMLKGKQGRFRQNLLGKRVDYSGRSVIVVGPNLKLHQCGLPKKMALELFKPFICSKLKMYGIVPTVKLANKMIQNEKPEVWDILDEVIHEHPILLNRAPTLHRLGIQAFDPVLIEGKAIQLHPLVCSAFNADFDGDQMAVHIPLSLEAQLEARILMMSTNNILSPSNGKPIIVPSKDIVLGIYYLTLQDQVQSEDEVLLFADFSHVEYALHNKDVHICSKIKYRMTYCNYDASDEEPSYYSKLIETTPGRLILWQIFPQHKNLTFDLVNQVLTVKEITAIVDLVYRSCGQSETVEFSDKFMSLGFKYASQSGISFGCKDMIIPDTKTMHVDNASEKIKEFAVQYQDGLITRSERYNKVIDEWSKCTDLIAKDMMKAISVYDVESKLNSIYMMAHSGARGSASQMKQLAGMRGLMAKPSGEIIETPIISNFREGLNVFEYFNSTHGARKGLADTALKTANSGYLTRRLVDVAQDCIVVEYDCKTHNGFAIRSVIEGGTVVETLDNIILGRVAAVDVYNPITEELLVKAGELIDEAKVEKIKIAGLDAVKVRSPLTCEAKKGICALCYGRDLAIGDIVSIGEAVGVIAAQSVGEPGTQLTMRTFHVGGTAMRGVETSNLIALLDAKVKLVNSNVVEDKYGNKIVMSRSCEVVLLDSVGNEKMRNTIPYGARLYVNDGQLVKITEKIAEWDPYTMPIITEKTGIIKYMDLIDGVSINEVLDESTGISNRVVVDWKLHLQGANLRPRLVLIDDNGNVITLSNGLEANYFIPIGAVLNVQDGQKVHAGDVITRIPRESIKTRDITGGLPRVIELFEARRPKEHAIVSDIDGYVEFGKDYYRSKRRIFIKPVDVSLVPVEYLVPKGKHTIVNEGDFVHKGDLLMDGDPDPHDILRVLGVEALANYMISEIQQVYRLQGVRIDNKHIEIILRQMLQKVEIFEPGDTMYLVGENVDMEEIIKTNNNMIKMGKSPAKYAPILQGITRASLDTNSFVSAASFQETTKVLTEAAFSGKEDSLYGLKENVIVGRLIPAGTGFLMNKIKKLSLLNKEDYSMYYNSEYQDPALLQRDDNALGQGLPKDTNSIVDY; encoded by the coding sequence TGGTGAAATTAAAGATATTTCTACTACTAATTATCGTACTTTTAAAGTGGAAAAAGGAGGGCTTTTTTGTCCTAAGATTTTTGGGCCAGTTAATGATGATGAATGCTTGTGCGGTAAGTATCGAAAAAAACGTTATAGAGGCGTCATTTGTGAAAAATGTGGAGTTGAAGTTACTTCATCAAAGGTACGTAGAGAAAGGATGGGGCATATAGAACTTGTATCTCCTGTAGCGCATGTTTGGTTCCTAAAGTCTCTGCCTTCTCGTATAGGAGCATTACTTGATATGCCGCTTAAGTTGATAGAAAATATTTTATATAGCGGTGATTTTGTAGTTATTGATCCAATTGCAACTCCATTATCTAAAGGTGAAGTTATTAGTGAAAGTGCTTACAATCAAGCAAAGGATAATTACGGAGAAGATAGTTTTCTTGCATTAACTGGAGCTGAGGCTATTAGGGAATTATTAGTCCGGTTGGATTTGCATGCAATTAATGCAAGTCTTAGAGTAGAATTAGAATCTACAACTTCAGAGATGAAGCGAAAGAAAATAGTAAAAAGATTGCGTATTGTTGAAAATTTTATAAATTCTGGGAATAAACCTGAATGGATGATATTAACAGTTATACCAATTTTACCGCCTGATTTAAGGCCGCTTGTTTCTTTGGAAAATGGAAGGCCAGCAGTTTCTGATTTAAACCATCATTATCGGACAATTATTAATCGTAATAATAGATTGGGTAAATTGTTAAAATTGAATCCACCTGCGATTATGATTCGCAATGAGAAGAGAATGCTGCAAGAAGCAGTAGATGCTCTTTTTGATAGTACACGTCGTAGCTATATTTCTAATAAAGCAGGAAGTGTAGGGTACAAGAAGTCATTAAGTGATATGTTGAAAGGTAAGCAAGGGCGTTTTAGACAGAACTTGCTGGGAAAAAGGGTAGATTATTCTGGTAGATCAGTAATAGTTGTTGGTCCTAACTTAAAATTACACCAATGTGGATTACCTAAAAAAATGGCTCTAGAATTATTTAAGCCGTTTATTTGTTCGAAGTTAAAAATGTATGGTATTGTGCCAACAGTAAAGTTAGCAAATAAGATGATACAAAATGAAAAGCCAGAAGTTTGGGATATTTTGGATGAAGTGATACATGAGCATCCAATATTGTTAAATAGAGCACCTACTTTACATAGATTAGGCATACAGGCGTTTGATCCAGTTCTAATAGAAGGTAAGGCAATACAGTTACACCCTTTAGTATGTAGTGCTTTTAATGCTGATTTTGATGGAGATCAAATGGCGGTGCATATTCCATTATCATTAGAAGCTCAGCTTGAGGCTAGAATATTGATGATGTCTACTAATAATATTTTGAGTCCTTCTAATGGTAAGCCGATAATTGTTCCTTCAAAAGATATAGTACTTGGAATATATTACTTAACATTACAAGATCAGGTTCAATCTGAAGATGAAGTTTTATTATTTGCTGATTTTAGTCATGTGGAATACGCTTTACATAATAAGGATGTACATATATGTAGTAAAATTAAGTATAGAATGACTTATTGTAATTATGATGCATCAGATGAAGAGCCTTCATATTATTCTAAACTAATTGAAACAACTCCTGGCAGATTGATATTGTGGCAGATATTTCCGCAACATAAAAATTTAACTTTTGATTTAGTAAATCAGGTTTTAACTGTAAAGGAAATTACAGCTATAGTTGATTTAGTGTATCGAAGTTGTGGTCAAAGTGAAACTGTTGAATTTTCAGATAAATTCATGTCTCTTGGATTTAAATATGCTTCACAGTCTGGTATTTCATTTGGATGCAAGGATATGATTATCCCAGATACAAAGACAATGCATGTAGATAATGCTAGTGAAAAAATTAAAGAATTTGCTGTGCAGTATCAAGATGGCTTGATCACAAGGAGTGAAAGATATAATAAAGTAATAGATGAATGGTCTAAGTGTACTGATTTGATAGCTAAGGATATGATGAAAGCTATTTCTGTATATGATGTAGAAAGTAAATTAAATTCTATTTATATGATGGCTCATTCTGGTGCTAGGGGATCTGCGTCACAGATGAAACAATTAGCAGGAATGAGAGGGTTAATGGCTAAACCTTCAGGTGAAATTATTGAAACTCCTATAATATCTAACTTCCGTGAAGGGTTGAATGTATTTGAGTATTTTAATTCAACTCATGGAGCAAGAAAAGGTTTAGCAGATACCGCTTTAAAAACTGCGAATTCTGGGTATTTAACTCGTAGGCTTGTTGATGTTGCTCAAGATTGTATAGTTGTTGAATATGATTGTAAAACACACAATGGATTTGCCATAAGATCTGTTATTGAAGGTGGAACTGTAGTTGAGACATTAGATAATATTATACTTGGAAGAGTTGCTGCTGTTGATGTTTATAATCCTATTACTGAAGAATTGCTTGTTAAAGCTGGAGAGTTAATAGATGAAGCTAAAGTTGAGAAAATAAAAATAGCTGGGTTAGATGCTGTGAAAGTGAGATCTCCTCTTACTTGTGAAGCTAAAAAAGGTATTTGTGCTTTATGTTATGGTAGAGATCTTGCTATTGGTGATATTGTATCAATAGGTGAAGCTGTTGGTGTAATAGCAGCTCAATCTGTTGGCGAACCTGGTACTCAATTAACTATGCGTACTTTCCATGTAGGTGGTACTGCCATGAGAGGTGTTGAAACTTCAAACTTAATAGCATTATTGGATGCTAAGGTGAAACTAGTAAACAGTAATGTTGTTGAGGATAAGTATGGTAATAAGATTGTTATGAGTAGGTCTTGTGAAGTAGTATTGCTTGATAGTGTGGGTAATGAAAAGATGCGTAATACTATACCTTACGGTGCAAGACTTTATGTTAATGATGGTCAATTAGTAAAAATTACAGAAAAAATTGCTGAGTGGGATCCTTATACAATGCCTATTATTACAGAAAAAACAGGTATCATTAAGTATATGGATTTAATAGATGGTGTGTCTATTAATGAAGTATTAGATGAATCTACTGGTATTTCTAATAGGGTAGTAGTTGATTGGAAGTTACATTTGCAAGGTGCTAACCTCAGGCCTAGATTAGTTTTAATTGATGACAATGGTAATGTAATAACGCTATCTAATGGATTGGAAGCAAATTATTTCATACCGATAGGGGCAGTACTGAATGTTCAAGATGGGCAGAAAGTTCATGCTGGGGATGTAATAACAAGAATTCCGAGAGAATCTATAAAAACTAGAGATATTACAGGTGGGTTACCGAGGGTAATTGAGTTGTTTGAAGCGCGGCGTCCAAAAGAACATGCTATAGTAAGTGATATTGATGGTTATGTTGAATTTGGAAAAGATTATTATAGGTCTAAAAGACGTATATTTATTAAACCAGTAGATGTTAGTTTGGTGCCTGTTGAATATTTAGTGCCTAAAGGTAAACATACTATTGTAAATGAAGGGGATTTTGTACACAAAGGAGATTTGTTGATGGATGGTGATCCTGATCCTCATGATATATTACGTGTTTTAGGGGTTGAAGCACTAGCAAATTATATGATCTCTGAGATTCAGCAAGTTTATAGGTTACAGGGTGTACGTATTGATAATAAGCACATAGAGATAATCTTAAGACAGATGTTGCAAAAAGTTGAGATATTTGAACCAGGAGATACTATGTATTTAGTTGGGGAGAATGTAGATATGGAAGAAATCATAAAGACTAATAATAATATGATAAAAATGGGTAAATCTCCTGCTAAGTATGCTCCAATACTTCAAGGGATTACTAGAGCAAGTCTTGATACTAATTCATTTGTTTCTGCTGCATCATTCCAGGAGACTACGAAAGTATTAACAGAAGCGGCATTTTCTGGTAAGGAAGACTCTTTATATGGATTAAAGGAGAATGTGATAGTGGGTCGACTGATACCTGCAGGTACAGGATTCTTAATGAATAAAATTAAGAAGTTATCCTTATTAAATAAAGAAGATTATTCTATGTATTATAATAGTGAATATCAGGATCCAGCATTACTCCAACGTGATGATAATGCTTTGGGTCAGGGGTTGCCTAAAGATACAAATAGTATTGTTGACTATTAA